In the Flavobacterium pallidum genome, one interval contains:
- a CDS encoding beta-ketoacyl-[acyl-carrier-protein] synthase family protein produces the protein MNKRVVITGLGVVSPNGIGIQDFTHAIKNGVSGIRFDPELERLQFSCKISAKPDLDVGNISKYFTELELRNFNSTGILYGVIAGMQAWNDASLPVDGMDNPDWDSGTIFGTGTSGIDKFRESIYKIDDLQTRKLGSTAVAQTMNSGVSAYLGGKLGLGNQVTTNSSACTTGTESILMAYERIVSGKAKRMLAGSTSDSGPYIWGGFDAMKVCTFKHNEEPEKGSRPMSATASGFVPGSGAGALLLEDLDSALERNAKIYAEVLGGNVNSGGQRGGGTMTAPNPEAVKKCIRAALANAGINASEIDAVNGHLTATSKDSLEIENWVEALGRSGADFPYINSLKSTVGHCLSAAGSIESVAAVLQIHHGFVFPNTNCDDLHPDIAERIDKQKIPTQLIHKNINMVAKASFGFGDVNGCVIFKKYKK, from the coding sequence ATGAATAAAAGGGTTGTCATTACAGGCTTGGGTGTCGTATCTCCGAATGGGATCGGGATTCAGGATTTTACACATGCCATAAAAAATGGCGTTTCGGGGATCCGTTTTGACCCGGAGCTGGAGCGGCTACAGTTTTCCTGTAAAATTTCGGCGAAACCGGATTTGGATGTGGGCAATATTTCTAAATATTTCACTGAACTGGAGCTCCGCAATTTCAATTCCACCGGGATATTATATGGTGTCATTGCCGGCATGCAGGCGTGGAATGATGCCAGTTTACCCGTTGATGGCATGGACAATCCTGATTGGGACAGCGGTACGATATTCGGGACCGGCACATCAGGGATCGATAAATTCCGTGAAAGCATTTACAAGATAGACGACCTGCAAACAAGGAAACTGGGCAGTACTGCAGTCGCACAAACCATGAACAGTGGTGTGAGCGCTTATCTGGGCGGGAAACTGGGTCTGGGAAACCAGGTCACCACGAATTCATCGGCCTGCACTACCGGAACTGAAAGCATTTTAATGGCTTACGAAAGGATTGTTTCCGGAAAGGCAAAACGAATGCTGGCAGGAAGCACCAGTGATTCGGGTCCATATATCTGGGGAGGGTTCGATGCCATGAAAGTATGTACTTTCAAACATAACGAAGAACCTGAAAAAGGCTCGCGCCCGATGTCAGCCACTGCATCAGGCTTCGTTCCCGGAAGTGGGGCAGGTGCTTTATTGCTTGAAGATCTGGACAGTGCGCTTGAACGAAATGCAAAAATTTACGCAGAGGTTTTAGGCGGGAATGTCAATTCTGGCGGACAACGTGGCGGCGGGACCATGACTGCGCCAAATCCTGAAGCGGTAAAAAAGTGCATTAGAGCCGCTTTGGCAAATGCCGGAATCAATGCGTCGGAAATTGATGCTGTTAATGGGCACCTCACTGCCACTTCGAAAGACAGCCTGGAGATAGAGAATTGGGTGGAGGCGTTGGGTAGGAGCGGAGCTGATTTCCCCTATATCAACTCGCTGAAATCAACCGTCGGTCATTGCCTCTCTGCTGCGGGCAGCATAGAATCTGTGGCAGCCGTTTTACAAATCCACCATGGTTTTGTCTTCCCAAATACCAATTGTGATGATCTGCATCCTGACATAGCGGAACGGATCGACAAGCAGAAAATACCCACACAACTTATCCATAAAAACATCAATATGGTTGCCAAAGCAAGTTTTGGCTTTGGCGATGTCAACGGCTGTGTTATTTTTAAAAAATATAAGAAATAA
- a CDS encoding acyl carrier protein — MNDTIAKLKEIIRPYVKEQQALENLTEDTDFINDLKINSANLVDIVLDIEEAFGIEIDNQSMEKMLSVKAALEIINEKLD; from the coding sequence ATGAACGATACGATTGCTAAGTTAAAAGAAATTATCAGGCCTTATGTAAAAGAACAGCAGGCGCTGGAAAACCTGACTGAAGACACCGACTTCATCAATGACCTCAAAATCAATTCTGCCAATCTGGTGGATATTGTCCTTGATATTGAAGAAGCATTCGGAATTGAAATCGACAATCAGTCGATGGAAAAAATGCTGTCGGTAAAAGCTGCTTTGGAGATTATCAATGAAAAACTGGACTAA
- a CDS encoding 4'-phosphopantetheinyl transferase family protein, which translates to MKNWTKAMIGNDLVDLAAAAKESNWRRKGYLQKIFTETEQSYIINSPKPEIVVWILWSMKEAAYKIWNRESGMRSFNPKAFECQICQICENTATGKVYFGSAEYLSETIINTAFLHTTCRNHDYIKPLFTSIACHGSDIEMRNHIIRDKAGIPIAAKQPEAFISKSHHGMFCSYLSTFKLK; encoded by the coding sequence ATGAAAAACTGGACTAAAGCCATGATAGGTAACGATTTGGTGGATTTGGCGGCAGCCGCAAAAGAAAGCAACTGGAGAAGAAAAGGTTATCTCCAGAAAATATTCACGGAAACGGAACAATCATACATTATAAATTCACCAAAACCGGAAATTGTAGTCTGGATATTATGGAGCATGAAAGAAGCGGCTTATAAGATCTGGAACCGGGAAAGTGGTATGCGCAGCTTTAATCCAAAGGCGTTTGAATGTCAAATTTGCCAGATTTGTGAAAATACAGCGACAGGGAAAGTCTATTTCGGGAGTGCCGAATACCTTTCTGAAACGATCATCAATACGGCGTTCCTCCACACGACCTGTCGAAACCATGACTATATAAAACCACTTTTTACGAGCATTGCCTGTCATGGAAGCGATATTGAAATGAGGAACCACATTATCCGTGATAAAGCGGGAATCCCCATAGCCGCAAAGCAGCCTGAAGCATTCATTTCAAAAAGTCATCACGGCATGTTTTGTAGTTATTTATCTACATTTAAATTAAAATAG
- a CDS encoding 3'-5' exonuclease, whose product MLDWLKNINKEYPDFWKVYLSKFDKRSPRSVALSVTTTGHDYKKDVILSISAFGVMNDEIIIGDSYEVVLLQYVYNHDHHLSNEFIVESKQPKALEPDGIKAFVDYLGNAAIIGHRVNFDVEMINAALEKIHCGRLKNEALDIEIMYQKWKDLNDDKHFTLAELSALLKMPAIEKVSASEDAYSIALMFLKLKSKLGLK is encoded by the coding sequence ATGCTTGACTGGCTAAAAAATATCAACAAAGAGTATCCGGATTTCTGGAAAGTGTACCTGTCTAAATTTGACAAGCGCTCACCGCGATCTGTTGCGTTAAGTGTTACTACGACCGGGCATGATTATAAAAAGGATGTGATCCTTTCCATCAGTGCATTCGGGGTCATGAACGATGAAATCATTATTGGCGACAGCTATGAAGTGGTTTTACTCCAGTACGTTTACAACCATGACCATCATTTATCCAATGAATTTATTGTCGAAAGCAAGCAACCCAAAGCATTGGAACCTGACGGAATAAAGGCTTTCGTAGATTATCTCGGAAACGCGGCAATCATTGGGCATCGCGTAAACTTTGATGTAGAGATGATTAATGCGGCATTGGAAAAAATCCATTGCGGCCGACTCAAAAATGAGGCGCTAGATATTGAAATTATGTATCAGAAATGGAAAGACCTTAATGATGACAAGCATTTTACGCTTGCTGAATTAAGCGCACTGCTTAAGATGCCTGCTATCGAAAAAGTTTCTGCTTCCGAAGATGCTTACTCCATCGCATTGATGTTCCTGAAACTGAAATCTAAGCTTGGATTAAAGTAG
- a CDS encoding DUF294 nucleotidyltransferase-like domain-containing protein, whose product MKNSIAERIADFLSAYPPFTNMTFDELTHVAMDIRVITLEKNKAIFKIDDPLHDCFYVVGAGIINLSVISDAEETLLNRCEPGDIMGLRPFFAKNNYQMTAKAREDSILYAIPIATFRPFVANNTAVLDFLLQSFASTSRSSLDKNKNKLINDTVQYIDSQTEIQYFQSLDYNKKPLTVSPTAIVQQVAQLMTDNLLGCVIVHENNIPLGIVTDAEFRSKVATGRFYITTLINSIMSPVITVPENLSLAEAQLFMLRQNVQYLCVTIDGTDKTQIRGVISQHDIISAQSNNPGILVKEIKKAPDAEELKHLREKLADFIRISIDNKIPISHINNIAGEVNMAIIKRAVDLVILEIGSAPARFAWLSIGSQGRKEQLLLTDQDSMLVFEDVAADKYKDVKDYFLKLAKRVTGMLETIGYPLCKYGHMASNMVWCKSLTDWTNQYDEWMTNPAAKPEDSYSIFFDFEIAFGEIQLEEALSDSIFSNLSARKNKKFFAFLGNEAIRKPPPLSFFKQFNLEEEGEHKELFDIKNRAIMPYVDAARVLTLSNHIKGINNTFSRFKQLAANEPKYADIYMNCAEAFLMLLKFRTISGIKNGNTGQYISIEELTKPDREKLKNCFLPLKDLEEIIKNKYQLTFFS is encoded by the coding sequence ATGAAAAATAGTATTGCCGAACGGATTGCCGACTTCCTGTCAGCCTATCCGCCGTTTACAAACATGACCTTTGATGAACTCACCCATGTAGCTATGGACATCAGGGTGATTACGCTTGAAAAGAACAAAGCCATCTTCAAGATTGACGACCCGCTGCACGATTGTTTTTATGTTGTAGGTGCGGGAATCATCAACTTGTCAGTAATTTCGGATGCAGAGGAAACTTTACTGAACCGCTGCGAACCTGGTGACATTATGGGGCTTCGTCCTTTTTTTGCAAAGAACAATTATCAGATGACAGCAAAGGCGCGCGAGGACAGTATTCTTTATGCTATTCCCATCGCTACTTTCAGGCCATTTGTTGCCAATAATACTGCTGTACTTGATTTCTTATTGCAGAGTTTTGCCAGTACTTCAAGAAGTTCTTTGGACAAAAACAAGAACAAACTCATCAACGACACGGTGCAATATATTGATAGCCAGACGGAAATACAGTATTTCCAGTCTTTGGATTATAATAAAAAACCGCTGACTGTGAGCCCTACTGCAATTGTACAGCAGGTTGCGCAATTAATGACGGACAATCTTTTGGGATGCGTGATCGTCCATGAAAATAACATTCCGCTAGGGATTGTAACAGATGCGGAATTCCGTTCCAAAGTGGCTACCGGGAGATTTTACATCACCACGCTGATCAACAGCATCATGTCGCCGGTAATCACCGTTCCTGAAAACCTTTCCCTGGCTGAGGCACAACTTTTTATGCTTCGGCAAAATGTACAATATTTATGTGTAACAATCGACGGCACCGACAAAACACAAATCCGGGGTGTGATTTCACAGCACGACATCATTTCGGCACAATCCAACAATCCGGGAATTTTGGTCAAGGAAATCAAAAAAGCGCCCGATGCAGAGGAACTCAAGCACCTTCGTGAGAAACTCGCTGATTTCATCCGGATTTCCATAGACAACAAAATCCCGATTTCCCACATCAATAATATCGCTGGGGAAGTGAATATGGCGATTATCAAGCGCGCTGTAGACCTTGTTATCCTTGAAATTGGCTCTGCCCCTGCCCGGTTTGCATGGCTCAGTATTGGAAGCCAGGGCCGCAAAGAACAACTGCTGCTCACTGACCAGGACAGCATGCTGGTGTTTGAAGATGTCGCCGCCGATAAATACAAAGATGTAAAGGATTATTTCCTGAAACTGGCCAAACGCGTCACCGGGATGCTCGAAACCATCGGGTATCCATTATGCAAATACGGGCATATGGCCAGCAATATGGTTTGGTGTAAATCCCTGACCGACTGGACCAACCAATACGACGAATGGATGACGAATCCTGCCGCGAAGCCAGAAGACAGCTACAGTATTTTCTTCGATTTTGAGATTGCATTTGGGGAAATCCAACTGGAGGAAGCGTTGTCAGATAGTATTTTCAGTAATTTAAGCGCCAGGAAAAACAAGAAATTCTTTGCATTCCTCGGTAACGAAGCGATACGAAAACCGCCGCCTTTAAGTTTCTTCAAGCAATTCAACCTTGAAGAAGAAGGAGAGCATAAAGAACTTTTCGATATCAAGAACCGCGCCATTATGCCTTATGTTGATGCGGCGAGAGTGCTGACTTTAAGCAACCACATCAAAGGCATCAACAATACTTTTTCGCGTTTTAAGCAATTGGCGGCCAATGAACCGAAATACGCTGATATCTATATGAATTGTGCCGAAGCATTCCTGATGCTGCTTAAATTCCGCACCATCAGCGGGATTAAAAACGGCAATACCGGACAGTACATTTCAATCGAGGAACTGACGAAACCGGATCGCGAAAAACTCAAGAACTGTTTCCTGCCGCTCAAGGATCTTGAAGAAATCATTAAAAACAAATACCAGCTTACTTTTTTCTCATAA
- a CDS encoding NADP-dependent glyceraldehyde-3-phosphate dehydrogenase, with protein sequence MDQNQFEQALDHLFVAEEAIPEPFRISEMHQREYLCDGEMKPWNGAVHDVFSPVYIETAEGLKQKLIGSYPLATEKEAAEALEAAVNAYHDGRGAWPVMSVSERIHCVEQFTGKMIAQKDIIVKLIMWEIGKSHADSVKEFDRTVEYIYATIDSLKNLDRDSSRFEIVEGIAAQVRRSPLGVVLCMGPYNYPLNETFTTLIPALIMGNTILFKPPKFGTLLHYPLQRAFQESFPKGVVNLLYGRGNVIIPGLMKSGKINVLTLIGSSKVANELKKLHPKVNQLRAVLGLDAKNAAIITSKADIPLTVKEVLTGSLSFNGQRCTALKIVWVHRSIAEEFIAQFSEAVSNLKFGLPWESGVSLTPLPEPDKVDYLNSCIQDAEVKGAKIRNENGGKSKASFFFPAVVYPVNKDMRLYHEEQFGPIVPIVPFDDAEEVIQYLIDTKYGQQVSIFTNDADELSELIDPLVNQVSRLNVNTQSQRGPDVFPFTGRKDSAEGTLSVTDAIRSFSIRSLVAFKMNENNTRLINEVINEDKSNFLSTKFIF encoded by the coding sequence ATGGACCAAAATCAATTTGAACAAGCTTTAGATCATTTATTTGTGGCCGAAGAAGCCATACCTGAGCCATTCAGGATTTCGGAAATGCACCAGCGCGAATACTTGTGCGACGGCGAAATGAAACCCTGGAACGGTGCGGTGCATGACGTATTTTCGCCAGTTTATATTGAAACCGCGGAGGGTTTAAAGCAAAAATTAATCGGAAGTTACCCTTTGGCAACTGAAAAAGAAGCGGCAGAAGCGCTGGAAGCCGCAGTAAACGCATATCACGATGGGAGGGGAGCATGGCCAGTGATGAGTGTCAGCGAAAGGATTCACTGTGTCGAGCAATTCACCGGTAAAATGATTGCCCAAAAGGACATCATTGTCAAGCTGATTATGTGGGAAATCGGTAAATCACATGCCGATTCGGTAAAAGAATTTGACCGGACGGTAGAATATATTTACGCTACAATCGATTCACTGAAAAATCTCGACAGGGATTCCTCCCGATTCGAAATCGTTGAAGGAATTGCAGCGCAGGTAAGGCGCTCACCACTTGGAGTAGTGCTTTGTATGGGTCCTTACAATTACCCTTTAAATGAGACTTTTACGACATTGATTCCTGCGCTTATTATGGGAAATACGATTCTCTTTAAACCACCCAAATTCGGAACCTTATTGCATTATCCTTTGCAACGTGCTTTCCAGGAAAGTTTCCCGAAAGGCGTAGTCAATCTGCTATATGGAAGGGGAAATGTAATTATTCCTGGATTGATGAAATCTGGAAAAATCAACGTGCTGACATTGATCGGCTCAAGCAAAGTAGCCAATGAATTGAAAAAACTGCACCCTAAAGTCAACCAACTTCGCGCAGTTTTGGGATTGGATGCCAAGAATGCGGCCATTATTACTTCAAAAGCCGATATTCCACTGACTGTCAAGGAAGTGCTTACAGGCTCCTTATCGTTTAACGGCCAGCGTTGTACCGCACTGAAGATTGTTTGGGTACACCGAAGTATTGCCGAGGAATTCATTGCGCAATTCAGTGAAGCTGTGTCAAACCTCAAATTCGGATTGCCATGGGAAAGCGGCGTTTCATTAACGCCGTTGCCGGAGCCTGATAAAGTCGATTACCTGAATTCCTGCATTCAAGATGCCGAAGTTAAGGGGGCGAAAATCAGGAATGAAAACGGGGGAAAATCAAAAGCATCTTTCTTTTTTCCGGCAGTAGTTTATCCTGTGAACAAGGATATGCGGCTGTATCATGAAGAGCAGTTCGGGCCAATCGTTCCCATAGTGCCGTTTGATGATGCCGAGGAAGTGATCCAATACCTTATTGATACCAAATATGGCCAGCAGGTCAGCATTTTCACCAATGATGCTGATGAACTTTCAGAATTGATCGATCCGCTCGTAAACCAGGTCAGCAGGCTCAACGTCAATACACAATCGCAACGCGGGCCTGATGTTTTTCCATTTACAGGAAGAAAGGACAGCGCGGAAGGTACATTATCGGTAACAGATGCAATACGTTCATTTTCAATAAGGTCATTAGTAGCATTTAAAATGAATGAAAACAATACGCGACTCATTAATGAGGTCATTAACGAGGATAAATCAAATTTCCTGAGCACCAAGTTTATTTTCTAA
- a CDS encoding sensor histidine kinase: MKFSGLLRFSILLKLALGLSIIVVGYLTTKFYFQIRELSTSVKSIENSNAVRYELEQIASAINKNESALRSFIITRDSLYLRNQDLDNDAFDLRISRLHRLSLTNPEFKSGLDSLKWFVNKRHLVFDNTLKTLSEKDYNDNYLKNNLLKSFIYTDNLQEYINKLINTQQYKIGKQEQFHSKKIEESSWNAGILGILSLTVFLLAYLKMNRDIAEQLKNTKKLKIQNRKLIEINAELESFNSIVSHDMQEPLRKIQMFISRLDENETRHLSDQGKDYFSRIRVSANRMQNLMVDLVSYSRAAKGDRSFVEIDMNLLLKAVVEELAVDIEDKKAVIEWAELPVMHAVPFQMQQLFLNLLSNSLKYAKDNIAPQIKISNEIISGDTFKDGKSINPEKFNKIVVSDNGIGFRQEYAENIFVLFRRLDTESNYTGTGIGLAICKKIVENHNGFIRAFGSENHGAAFHIYLPK; the protein is encoded by the coding sequence ATGAAATTCTCAGGTTTGCTAAGGTTTTCGATACTGCTGAAGCTGGCCTTAGGGCTATCGATTATTGTTGTAGGCTACCTGACGACAAAGTTTTATTTTCAGATCCGTGAGCTGAGCACATCTGTAAAATCCATAGAAAATTCGAATGCAGTCCGCTATGAACTGGAGCAAATAGCTTCAGCAATCAACAAAAATGAATCTGCATTACGGAGTTTTATCATCACCAGAGACAGCCTTTACCTGAGGAACCAGGATTTGGACAACGATGCATTTGACCTGCGTATTTCAAGGCTTCACCGGCTCAGTTTAACCAATCCCGAGTTTAAGTCCGGTTTGGACAGCCTTAAATGGTTCGTGAACAAAAGGCATTTGGTTTTCGACAATACCCTAAAGACTCTTTCTGAAAAAGATTACAACGATAATTACCTGAAAAATAACTTATTAAAGAGTTTTATCTATACTGATAATTTACAGGAATACATCAACAAATTAATCAATACCCAGCAGTACAAAATAGGGAAGCAGGAGCAATTTCACAGTAAGAAAATCGAAGAATCAAGTTGGAACGCAGGCATTCTGGGCATACTTTCATTAACCGTCTTTTTACTGGCTTACCTTAAAATGAACCGTGACATTGCTGAGCAACTTAAGAATACCAAAAAGCTCAAGATCCAAAACCGGAAACTTATTGAAATCAATGCAGAGTTAGAGTCGTTCAACAGTATCGTAAGCCATGACATGCAGGAGCCGCTCCGGAAAATCCAGATGTTTATCTCAAGGCTTGATGAAAATGAAACCCGGCATTTATCCGATCAGGGAAAAGATTATTTCAGTAGGATCAGGGTATCAGCAAATCGCATGCAAAACCTTATGGTTGATCTGGTGAGTTATTCGAGAGCCGCCAAAGGGGACAGGTCTTTTGTTGAAATCGATATGAATTTGCTGCTTAAGGCTGTCGTTGAGGAACTGGCTGTTGATATTGAGGACAAGAAGGCTGTCATTGAGTGGGCTGAATTGCCAGTTATGCATGCTGTACCATTCCAAATGCAGCAATTATTCCTGAATTTATTATCCAATTCCCTCAAGTACGCGAAGGACAATATTGCTCCACAGATTAAGATTTCAAATGAAATTATTTCAGGCGATACTTTTAAAGACGGCAAATCAATTAATCCAGAAAAATTCAATAAAATTGTTGTTTCAGATAATGGTATTGGTTTCCGGCAGGAATATGCTGAAAATATTTTTGTATTATTCAGGCGCCTCGATACCGAATCCAATTACACAGGTACAGGAATCGGTTTGGCCATTTGCAAAAAAATAGTAGAAAACCACAATGGTTTCATTCGGGCTTTCGGTAGTGAAAATCACGGAGCAGCATTCCATATTTATTTGCCGAAATAA
- a CDS encoding response regulator: MNIILADDDEDDRNFFNDAIQELKMNSTLITFKDGKELIDYLEAPDTVLPHIIFLDLNMPCKTGFDCLKEIRENPKLKDVSIAIYSTSSSEKDIEDTFIGGANVYIKKPNDFSKLKKVIKDVVNMNWQFHTSGLNKETFFYSV; the protein is encoded by the coding sequence ATGAACATTATCCTTGCGGATGATGATGAAGATGACAGGAATTTCTTTAACGACGCGATCCAGGAGTTGAAAATGAACAGTACCCTGATCACTTTCAAGGATGGAAAGGAACTGATTGACTATCTCGAAGCGCCAGATACGGTGCTGCCCCACATCATTTTCCTGGATTTGAATATGCCCTGCAAAACCGGTTTCGACTGCCTTAAGGAAATTCGCGAAAATCCGAAGCTGAAAGATGTCTCTATTGCTATTTATTCAACTTCTTCTTCAGAAAAGGATATTGAAGATACTTTTATAGGAGGTGCCAACGTGTACATCAAAAAACCCAATGATTTTTCAAAACTGAAAAAAGTCATTAAGGACGTTGTCAATATGAACTGGCAATTCCATACTTCAGGACTTAATAAGGAAACGTTTTTCTACAGCGTTTAA
- a CDS encoding helix-turn-helix domain-containing protein has product MKLYIKYDINMACRVIMQEQIGKLGLKYNLLEFGEIELIDNISDEDLAELQQSLAHYGIEIINNQKSQLVQRIKDTIIEMIYEKDKLPLSTISNYLSDQLNLSYGYIANIFSEYTYTSIENFIIIQKIERAKKLIIEDGLTLTEISYKLNYSSVAYLSAQFKKVTGLTPSMFKRIVDRRRSMNS; this is encoded by the coding sequence ATGAAACTATACATCAAATATGATATCAATATGGCGTGCCGCGTCATCATGCAGGAACAGATCGGGAAACTCGGACTCAAATATAACCTGCTGGAATTCGGGGAAATAGAGCTTATTGATAATATTTCAGATGAGGATCTTGCAGAACTGCAACAGTCGCTGGCGCATTATGGGATAGAAATCATAAACAATCAAAAAAGCCAGCTGGTGCAGCGTATCAAGGATACCATCATCGAAATGATTTATGAAAAAGATAAATTGCCACTTTCAACGATTTCAAATTACCTTTCAGACCAATTGAACCTGAGTTATGGTTATATTGCCAATATTTTTTCGGAATACACTTATACATCAATCGAAAATTTCATCATCATCCAGAAAATAGAAAGAGCCAAAAAACTCATTATTGAAGACGGATTGACATTAACGGAAATTTCATATAAGCTGAATTACAGCAGTGTTGCGTACCTTTCGGCACAATTTAAAAAAGTGACAGGCCTCACGCCTTCCATGTTTAAAAGGATTGTTGACCGCCGCCGCAGCATGAACAGTTAA
- a CDS encoding NAD(P)/FAD-dependent oxidoreductase — protein MEIVVIGGGFAGINLCKELANHKDIKVTLVDKNNYNFFPPLIYQVATAFLEPSSISYPFRKFFAGKKNLQFRFGELQSVVPAENKIVLNNGELHYDILVFATGAETNYFGMENVKKNAIPMKTLNDAIEMRNTLLKNIEKAAICKDIRERRKLLTIVVAGGGPTGVEVSGMFAEMRKSILVKEYPELSTTASNVYLVDGGDALLSPMSEKSQKDTLEALTKLGVVIKLHTRVADYDNDTVFFGNGETIQTKNLIWAAGVSAKQFDGIPQESYGRAKRMLVDQYNKVNGTENIYAIGDTCLQTSDEGFPEGHPQVAQVAIQQGKNLARNFKNTLKSHPLKPFKYNDKGSMAIIGKNKAVVDIPKPKIHLNGVIAWLAWLFIHLISLISYRNRLQTFYNWMVAYFSKDQSLRMIIRPEKK, from the coding sequence ATGGAAATTGTCGTGATAGGAGGAGGGTTTGCTGGAATCAACCTCTGTAAAGAACTTGCAAACCACAAGGATATAAAGGTTACTTTGGTAGACAAAAACAATTATAATTTCTTTCCACCGCTCATATATCAGGTTGCTACGGCTTTCCTGGAACCTTCGAGCATCAGCTATCCGTTTCGTAAATTTTTCGCAGGCAAAAAAAACCTGCAGTTCCGGTTTGGCGAACTTCAAAGCGTTGTTCCTGCTGAGAATAAGATTGTCCTCAACAACGGTGAACTGCATTATGATATATTGGTTTTTGCTACGGGTGCCGAAACGAATTATTTTGGTATGGAAAATGTCAAGAAGAATGCCATCCCGATGAAAACACTGAACGATGCCATCGAAATGCGCAATACCTTACTAAAGAATATTGAAAAAGCTGCCATTTGCAAGGACATCAGAGAACGCAGGAAGTTATTGACTATTGTTGTCGCCGGTGGCGGCCCGACAGGGGTAGAGGTTTCGGGTATGTTTGCTGAAATGCGCAAAAGCATCCTGGTTAAAGAATATCCGGAATTATCCACTACTGCAAGCAACGTTTACCTGGTTGATGGTGGCGATGCGCTGCTGTCTCCTATGAGTGAAAAATCTCAAAAGGACACCCTGGAAGCGCTTACGAAGCTGGGCGTAGTGATAAAATTGCATACCCGTGTCGCAGATTATGACAACGATACCGTTTTTTTCGGCAATGGGGAAACCATTCAGACCAAAAATCTGATATGGGCTGCGGGTGTCAGCGCAAAGCAATTCGATGGTATACCCCAGGAAAGTTATGGCCGTGCCAAAAGGATGCTGGTCGATCAATATAATAAAGTCAATGGCACCGAAAATATTTATGCGATAGGGGATACCTGTCTGCAAACCAGCGACGAAGGGTTTCCTGAAGGACATCCGCAGGTGGCCCAGGTCGCAATACAGCAAGGGAAGAACCTTGCGAGGAATTTTAAGAACACGCTTAAGTCACATCCATTAAAACCTTTTAAATACAATGATAAGGGATCGATGGCAATTATCGGTAAGAACAAAGCCGTCGTCGACATTCCCAAACCAAAAATCCATCTTAACGGTGTGATTGCGTGGTTGGCCTGGTTATTCATCCACCTTATTTCACTGATTAGTTACAGGAACAGATTACAGACATTTTATAACTGGATGGTGGCTTATTTTTCAAAAGACCAATCGCTGCGCATGATCATCCGGCCTGAGAAGAAATAA